From Agrobacterium tumefaciens, a single genomic window includes:
- a CDS encoding cupin domain-containing protein, translated as MEVDIGGRLRHLRMRHNISQRELARRAGVTNSTISLIESNTSNPSVGALKRILDGIPIGLAEFFAFEPETSRKAFYRADELVEIGKGPISFRQVGDNVFGRSLQILKECYQPGADTGKVPLIHDGEEGGIILSGRLEVTVDEERRILGPGDAYYFESRRPHRFRCVGPVPCEVISACTPPTF; from the coding sequence ATGGAAGTCGATATCGGCGGACGGCTTCGTCATTTGCGGATGCGTCATAACATCTCCCAGCGCGAGTTGGCCCGACGAGCCGGCGTGACCAATTCAACCATTTCGCTGATTGAATCGAACACCTCCAACCCTTCGGTCGGCGCGCTAAAGCGCATCCTTGATGGTATCCCTATCGGCCTTGCCGAGTTTTTCGCCTTCGAGCCGGAAACAAGCCGCAAAGCATTCTATCGAGCAGACGAACTCGTTGAAATTGGTAAGGGGCCAATCTCCTTTCGCCAGGTCGGCGACAATGTCTTTGGGCGAAGCCTGCAAATTCTCAAGGAATGTTACCAGCCCGGTGCCGACACCGGAAAGGTGCCGCTGATCCATGATGGCGAGGAGGGGGGCATTATTCTTTCCGGACGGCTGGAAGTGACGGTCGATGAAGAGAGGCGGATATTGGGGCCGGGAGACGCTTATTATTTTGAAAGTCGACGACCGCACCGCTTCCGCTGTGTCGGGCCGGTGCCGTGCGAGGTTATCAGTGCTTGCACACCTCCCACATTCTGA
- a CDS encoding O-antigen ligase family protein, which translates to MRIAKSALIDPEKNEIYGMAAIALSFFVFAYSSRFGQISILAYYGVWFPLVVVNYRQVLGNYVRYLWIFAFGILAMLSTFWSDAASVTMRASIQYLTHIVCALIAMRLISIQTLTRGALIGITVVLLYSLLFGIYLFDALDGTYSFVGAFSSKNQLGFYASLGVIFAVASVVVLRQKGIWLPVAGVTGLLSAYSLLASQSATSVITTAAVVGLIIGFLPLGMLSPANRRGIFLALGGLGALLVVASLQFGLLDAILGVFGKDTTLTGRTYLWQQGIEAAHRAPIFGVGYQGFWVAGFADAERLWNDFFITGRSGFHFHNTYIEVVVENGLVGMLLLGIVLYGTLLGHLRSVLLRENDPQGLVFFAVCSLFVVRSFVEIDIIFPYQIGSFLLFFAAGKLSLPARKVQGSARLPAFRNASSVRYSGLGEENGQPR; encoded by the coding sequence ATGCGGATTGCCAAATCGGCACTGATCGATCCTGAGAAGAACGAAATCTATGGAATGGCGGCAATTGCGCTGTCGTTCTTCGTTTTTGCCTATTCGTCGCGTTTCGGGCAGATCTCGATCCTGGCCTATTATGGCGTCTGGTTTCCGCTGGTGGTGGTGAACTACCGGCAGGTCCTTGGAAACTATGTCCGCTATCTCTGGATATTTGCGTTCGGTATTCTGGCAATGCTGTCGACCTTTTGGTCGGACGCGGCGTCCGTGACGATGCGTGCATCTATTCAGTACCTCACACATATCGTCTGCGCGCTGATTGCCATGCGGCTTATCTCGATCCAGACGCTGACGCGTGGTGCTTTGATCGGTATTACGGTCGTATTGCTCTATTCTTTGCTGTTCGGCATTTATCTCTTTGATGCATTGGACGGGACGTACAGCTTCGTCGGTGCCTTTTCCTCCAAGAACCAGCTCGGTTTTTATGCATCGCTCGGCGTCATATTCGCTGTCGCGTCAGTTGTCGTTCTGAGGCAGAAGGGCATTTGGTTGCCGGTTGCTGGGGTGACCGGGCTACTGTCCGCCTACAGTTTGCTTGCATCGCAATCCGCAACCTCGGTCATTACCACGGCTGCTGTCGTGGGTCTGATTATAGGATTTCTGCCACTCGGTATGCTCTCGCCCGCCAACCGCAGAGGAATATTCCTCGCACTTGGTGGTCTCGGTGCATTGCTGGTCGTCGCATCGCTGCAATTTGGTCTTCTCGATGCTATTCTCGGTGTGTTTGGCAAAGATACCACTCTCACGGGACGTACCTATCTTTGGCAGCAAGGGATCGAGGCTGCGCACCGTGCGCCGATCTTCGGTGTGGGTTATCAGGGCTTCTGGGTCGCCGGTTTTGCCGATGCCGAGCGTTTGTGGAATGACTTCTTCATCACAGGTCGCAGCGGGTTTCACTTTCACAACACCTATATCGAGGTTGTTGTCGAGAACGGTCTTGTCGGAATGCTCTTGCTCGGTATCGTCCTTTACGGAACGCTACTAGGGCACCTTCGCTCTGTTCTGCTGCGGGAGAATGATCCGCAGGGGCTGGTCTTTTTTGCGGTCTGTTCGTTGTTCGTCGTGCGCTCCTTCGTGGAGATCGATATCATCTTTCCGTACCAGATCGGATCGTTCCTGCTGTTCTTCGCCGCTGGCAAGCTTAGCCTTCCGGCGAGAAAGGTGCAGGGGAGCGCGCGTTTGCCAGCCTTTCGCAACGCTTCCTCTGTCCGTTATTCCGGCCTCGGGGAGGAGAACGGTCAGCCAAGGTAG
- a CDS encoding sugar ABC transporter substrate-binding protein, which yields MNGFFAATNRPFAALVLAASVALTAPLSAMAEGQGHYKLGTADKLRIRVAEWQPADGSIRNWDVINGDYSVGPSGTLSLPFIGQLEVGGKTPAEVGEAIGAQLQSKFALRNLPSASVEIAQFRPVFLAGDVQTPGEYPYAPNLSVLKAVSLAGGLRRSDAGQRFARDFINARGDAAVYDNQRARLLARQARLIAEVKGDESIAKTPEMEKISDIDALLASEGALMKSRTERYTLQMKALTDLRNLLESEVESLQKKTETQNRQLQLANEDRDRVNRLNEQGLALSQRRISAEERAAEVESNLLDIDTAALRAKQDINKATQDEINLRNDWEAQRSKELQDTEAELEKLNLQLTTSRELMSEALAQSAEAIKFDPSGKAANITYVIVRDEGGKPKELKVDENAMLQPGDVIKVASEILMQ from the coding sequence ATGAACGGCTTTTTCGCCGCTACCAACCGTCCGTTTGCCGCACTTGTGCTCGCAGCTTCAGTCGCACTCACGGCACCGCTCTCCGCAATGGCGGAGGGGCAGGGCCACTACAAGCTCGGGACGGCCGATAAGCTTCGGATTCGTGTCGCCGAGTGGCAGCCTGCTGACGGCAGCATCCGCAACTGGGATGTCATCAACGGCGACTATTCCGTGGGCCCCTCCGGCACACTCTCACTGCCATTCATAGGCCAACTTGAGGTTGGCGGAAAAACGCCTGCAGAAGTTGGCGAGGCGATCGGCGCGCAGCTGCAGAGCAAGTTCGCCCTGCGCAACCTTCCCTCGGCTTCGGTCGAGATTGCCCAGTTTCGTCCGGTCTTCCTTGCCGGAGATGTCCAGACACCGGGTGAATACCCATACGCACCAAACCTCAGCGTCTTGAAGGCTGTCAGCCTTGCAGGTGGTCTGCGCCGCTCTGATGCAGGACAGCGCTTTGCGCGCGACTTCATTAACGCGCGCGGTGACGCAGCGGTATACGACAACCAGCGTGCACGCCTGCTGGCGCGTCAGGCGCGACTGATTGCGGAGGTCAAAGGCGACGAGTCCATCGCAAAAACCCCAGAGATGGAAAAGATTTCCGACATCGATGCGCTACTGGCAAGCGAAGGCGCGCTGATGAAATCGCGCACCGAACGCTATACGTTGCAGATGAAGGCGTTGACGGATCTGCGCAATCTTCTCGAAAGCGAAGTGGAATCGCTTCAGAAGAAAACCGAGACCCAGAACCGCCAGCTTCAGCTTGCCAATGAGGATCGTGACCGGGTGAACCGTCTGAACGAGCAGGGCCTCGCGTTGTCGCAACGCCGTATTTCGGCAGAGGAACGGGCTGCGGAAGTGGAATCCAACCTTCTCGACATCGACACTGCCGCCTTGCGTGCCAAGCAGGATATCAACAAGGCGACGCAGGACGAGATCAACCTGCGCAACGATTGGGAGGCCCAGCGCTCGAAGGAGTTGCAGGACACCGAAGCTGAGCTGGAAAAGCTGAACCTGCAACTGACGACAAGCCGTGAGCTCATGTCTGAAGCGCTCGCACAGTCCGCAGAGGCGATCAAATTCGACCCGTCGGGCAAAGCCGCCAACATCACATACGTCATCGTTCGTGATGAAGGTGGCAAGCCGAAGGAGCTGAAGGTCGATGAAAATGCGATGCTGCAGCCGGGCGATGTCATCAAGGTCGCATCCGAAATCCTGATGCAGTGA
- a CDS encoding sugar transferase — protein MKSATRSAGSALSNSEDFDVSFPIGGIAKRSFDVTSALLALLIFSPIFLLIAALVKMSDRGPVFYGHRRIGHNGRYFHCLKFRTMVMNGDDMMRQYLAANPEAAEEWRTTRKLKNDPRVTVVGTVLRKLSLDELPQLINIIRGEMSVVGPRPVVDEELTYYESAASYYLSTRPGLTGLWQISGRNDVSYKTRVAFDTQYVQNWSMMRDVSIIVKTIPAVCLSRGSY, from the coding sequence ATGAAGTCCGCGACACGATCGGCTGGTTCAGCACTCAGCAACTCCGAAGATTTCGATGTCAGTTTTCCTATCGGGGGGATCGCAAAACGAAGTTTCGACGTAACGTCGGCCTTGCTTGCGCTTCTCATATTCAGCCCGATCTTCCTTTTGATCGCAGCTCTCGTGAAAATGTCCGATCGCGGCCCGGTGTTTTATGGACACCGCCGTATCGGCCATAACGGTCGCTATTTCCATTGCCTGAAATTCAGGACGATGGTGATGAATGGCGATGACATGATGCGTCAGTATCTCGCGGCCAATCCAGAAGCTGCCGAGGAATGGCGTACAACGCGCAAGCTCAAGAACGATCCCCGTGTGACGGTGGTCGGAACGGTGTTGCGCAAGCTCAGCCTTGATGAACTGCCGCAGCTCATCAATATCATCCGTGGCGAAATGAGTGTCGTTGGTCCGCGACCCGTCGTAGACGAGGAACTGACCTATTACGAATCTGCCGCTTCCTATTACCTCAGCACCCGTCCAGGCCTTACCGGCCTGTGGCAGATCAGCGGTCGTAACGACGTCTCCTACAAGACCCGCGTCGCATTCGATACGCAATATGTCCAGAACTGGTCGATGATGCGTGATGTCTCCATCATCGTGAAGACCATTCCTGCCGTCTGCCTTTCTCGCGGAAGCTACTAA
- a CDS encoding aspartate aminotransferase family protein: protein MDNPNRSNSISLDSYWMPFTANRQFKANPRLLTSAEGMYYTSNDGRQVLDGTAGLWCVNAGHGRQQIANAVKHQLSTMDYAPSFQMGHPIAFEFAERLAEIAPGPDGAKLDRVFYTGSGSESVDTALKIAIAYQRAIGQGTRTRLIGRERGYHGVGFGGISVGGLVNNRRVFPQIPADHLRHTHDPVRNSFIKGQPEHGADLADDLERLVGLHGAETIAACIVEPVAGSTGVLVPPKGYLERLRAICDKHGILLIFDEVITGFGRMGTSFASNYFGVTPDIVTTAKGLTNGAIPMGAVFTSRKVHDALMHGPDNAIELFHGYTYSGHPVACAAGIATLDIYRDEGLFTRAAELQDAWHDAIHSFKGLPNVIDIRTIGFIAGIELQSRDGAAGARAYDVFVDCFERGLLIRVTGDIIALSPPLIADKSHFDDIVSILGDALKRAQ from the coding sequence ATGGATAACCCGAACCGATCCAATTCCATTTCCCTCGATAGCTACTGGATGCCATTCACCGCCAATCGACAGTTCAAGGCCAATCCGCGCCTTCTGACGAGTGCTGAGGGCATGTACTACACCAGCAATGACGGCCGGCAGGTTCTCGACGGAACAGCAGGTCTTTGGTGCGTCAATGCCGGCCACGGCCGCCAGCAGATTGCAAATGCCGTTAAGCACCAGCTTTCAACGATGGATTATGCCCCTTCCTTCCAGATGGGGCATCCGATAGCGTTTGAGTTTGCAGAAAGGCTGGCGGAAATTGCTCCTGGCCCCGACGGCGCCAAACTCGACCGGGTCTTCTACACCGGCTCAGGCTCGGAATCCGTTGATACAGCTCTGAAGATCGCGATCGCTTACCAGCGCGCCATCGGGCAAGGCACGCGCACACGCCTGATCGGCCGTGAGCGCGGTTACCACGGCGTCGGCTTTGGCGGCATTTCCGTTGGTGGCCTCGTCAACAACCGTCGCGTCTTCCCGCAGATACCGGCAGATCATCTTCGCCACACCCACGATCCGGTCAGGAACAGCTTCATCAAGGGCCAACCCGAACACGGCGCGGATCTGGCAGATGATCTGGAGCGCCTCGTCGGCTTGCATGGCGCGGAAACCATCGCTGCCTGCATCGTCGAGCCGGTCGCCGGATCAACCGGTGTTCTCGTTCCGCCTAAAGGTTATCTGGAGCGCCTGCGGGCCATCTGCGACAAACACGGCATTCTCCTGATCTTCGATGAGGTCATCACTGGTTTCGGCCGCATGGGCACGTCTTTCGCCAGCAATTACTTTGGCGTGACGCCCGATATCGTCACCACAGCCAAGGGATTGACCAATGGCGCGATCCCGATGGGTGCCGTCTTCACCAGCCGCAAAGTCCATGATGCCCTCATGCATGGCCCGGACAACGCCATCGAGCTTTTCCATGGCTATACCTATTCCGGCCATCCTGTCGCCTGCGCAGCCGGCATCGCGACCCTTGATATCTATCGCGACGAGGGCCTGTTTACACGCGCTGCAGAGCTGCAGGACGCTTGGCACGACGCCATCCATTCGTTCAAGGGGCTTCCAAACGTCATCGATATCCGCACCATCGGCTTTATCGCAGGCATCGAACTCCAGTCGCGAGACGGCGCTGCAGGCGCCCGTGCCTACGACGTCTTCGTGGATTGCTTCGAGCGAGGCCTCCTTATCCGCGTTACCGGAGACATCATCGCACTTTCACCACCATTGATTGCGGATAAATCTCACTTCGACGACATCGTCTCGATCCTTGGAGATGCCCTGAAACGGGCCCAGTAA